In the Nitrospirales bacterium LBB_01 genome, one interval contains:
- the alr gene encoding alanine racemase produces MRGPVVEIDLTALVHNYGVLVERCQGRPVIAVVKADAYGHGAVAVALALEAAGVHSFGAAFLSEAVELRQAGVKKPILILFDSPKPEEIVRYSLIPIARNETDCQALSDYALSNNTRIKIHVNIDTGMGRLGFAYDECVDKLINLTDYKGIEVTGFMSHFSEADLHSRAFAEHQLDRFLEIRKIVSPYYKSALWHFANSAAVLSYPASHLDAVRPGLMLYGANPMACKSDINCDDFLKPVMTVKSRLIDIRKVSKGKSISYGRTFTTQRNSLIGVLSVGYADGYPRSLSNIGRVIVNGRYAPIVGRVCMDLTMVDLTDISDINETDEVTLIGSDGNCKITPCDLAALSGTIPYEIVTALGRNKNKKYLNNFA; encoded by the coding sequence GTGAGAGGCCCTGTAGTAGAGATAGATTTAACTGCCCTGGTGCATAATTACGGAGTCTTAGTTGAGCGATGTCAAGGACGCCCTGTGATTGCCGTAGTTAAGGCCGATGCTTACGGTCACGGTGCAGTTGCTGTGGCATTAGCGCTTGAAGCTGCGGGAGTTCATTCCTTTGGAGCGGCCTTTTTGTCTGAAGCCGTTGAGTTAAGACAGGCAGGTGTTAAAAAACCGATACTTATTCTTTTTGACAGTCCTAAACCTGAGGAAATTGTCAGATATTCGCTTATCCCCATTGCCAGAAACGAAACCGACTGCCAAGCTCTTAGTGATTATGCTTTAAGTAACAATACAAGAATCAAAATTCACGTTAATATTGATACCGGTATGGGCAGGCTTGGCTTTGCTTATGATGAGTGTGTTGACAAACTGATAAATCTTACCGATTATAAGGGCATAGAGGTTACCGGATTTATGAGTCATTTTTCAGAGGCAGATCTTCACAGCAGGGCATTTGCAGAACATCAACTGGACAGGTTTCTTGAAATACGCAAAATAGTTTCCCCGTATTACAAAAGCGCTCTGTGGCATTTTGCTAACAGTGCCGCTGTGCTTTCCTATCCGGCATCTCATCTTGATGCTGTGCGTCCTGGGCTTATGCTTTATGGAGCTAACCCTATGGCCTGTAAGTCCGATATAAATTGTGACGACTTTTTGAAACCTGTGATGACAGTCAAAAGCCGGCTTATTGATATTAGAAAAGTATCTAAGGGGAAATCCATAAGTTATGGCCGCACGTTTACCACCCAACGCAATAGTCTTATCGGGGTTCTTTCTGTAGGATATGCTGACGGTTATCCGCGCTCACTGTCAAACATTGGCAGGGTTATTGTAAATGGACGATATGCTCCAATAGTTGGACGGGTTTGTATGGATTTAACGATGGTGGATTTAACCGATATTTCCGATATTAATGAAACTGACGAGGTCACACTAATCGGCTCCGATGGTAACTGTAAAATCACACCATGCGACCTTGCCGCACTCTCAGGCACCATCCCCTACGAGATTGTCACGGCTCTTGGCAGAAACAAGAACAAAAAATATTTAAATAACTTTGCATAA
- a CDS encoding twin-arginine translocase TatA/TatE family subunit: protein MFGLGTPELMLILVIVVVLFGASKLPELGKGMGSFIKNLKKSMSDHDEIDVTPKKEEASKEKSEKPA from the coding sequence ATGTTTGGATTGGGAACACCGGAGTTGATGTTGATTTTAGTAATAGTAGTGGTGCTGTTTGGAGCTTCAAAACTGCCTGAGCTTGGCAAAGGAATGGGGTCGTTCATTAAAAACCTGAAAAAGAGCATGTCAGATCACGATGAGATTGACGTAACACCAAAAAAAGAAGAGGCATCGAAGGAGAAATCTGAGAAGCCAGCGTAG
- a CDS encoding molybdenum cofactor guanylyltransferase — protein sequence MSFNMTGALLSGGENTRFPYPKGLIKIGGTTIMGKTLRLFNNCFTEVLLSTNAPEIYFSIAPLFEHKPVALIGDVYDIRGPMTGIFSCLLNSSCDKMFVAACDMPFVEKEAVELLVCFANDNPDYDAIVPVHKGVPEPLFAIYNKSVLPVMERALKDGRKSMKFLLKEINTKYIDEAEFTAINSRSFININTLENLKEIEDSH from the coding sequence GTGAGTTTCAATATGACTGGAGCGCTTCTAAGTGGCGGTGAAAACACCCGATTTCCCTACCCAAAGGGACTAATAAAAATCGGCGGCACCACCATCATGGGAAAAACACTTAGGTTGTTTAACAACTGTTTCACAGAGGTATTGTTAAGCACAAACGCTCCAGAGATATATTTTTCAATTGCACCGCTTTTTGAACACAAGCCCGTTGCTCTGATTGGAGACGTGTATGACATAAGGGGCCCCATGACCGGCATTTTTTCATGTCTTTTAAACTCAAGCTGCGACAAAATGTTTGTCGCAGCCTGCGATATGCCGTTTGTCGAGAAAGAGGCGGTTGAACTATTGGTATGTTTTGCCAATGACAATCCTGACTATGACGCTATTGTCCCCGTGCATAAGGGAGTGCCTGAGCCGCTTTTTGCCATATACAATAAATCTGTTTTGCCAGTTATGGAAAGAGCGCTTAAGGACGGTCGGAAATCCATGAAATTTTTACTCAAGGAGATAAATACGAAATATATTGATGAGGCGGAATTTACGGCGATTAACAGCCGTAGTTTTATAAATATAAATACATTAGAAAATTTGAAAGAAATTGAAGATTCCCACTGA
- a CDS encoding tetratricopeptide repeat protein, whose product MKNISDKLLRNSLLQAATILIITLAAYSNTLNVPFQLDDAGNIINNALIKDYRNFINPFAVGAGTMEYGFKSRFVGYFTLAVNYWILGANVFSYHLFNITVHLFNSILVLILVKLLLKTPYYKDLNRSEYLPFLTAMVFALHPIQTQAVTYIVQRLTSLCALFYLAAVVFYLMARLCTSKKRVFYYALSIISTVLAMKTKETAFTLPFMLTLIEFSFFTDNFKKKLENLSSFYLTLVIIPLTIFGGSAKTGGALAESLSVVSYDEISRWDYLRTQFPVIVQYLKLLFLPIGQNLDYDFPVFKNFFDVRVMFSFLLLLGIFLFAVYLYKISKSHPIAKLAGFGILWFFLALSVESSVIPIADVIFEHRLYLPSVGFFLSVLIGVLYVTTRLNQRYFIIPAALLTITLAVLTYQRNSVWGNSVTLWQDTALKSPGKARPHNNYGNALFANGQIEAALKEYLEAVRLKPQYYEAWYNLGKAHEKLKNPVLAEKEYVEAIRLKPDFAEAFNNLAGIYEKRGDKQLAFSYYSKAVTLKPDFPEALNNIGLMYESNRKLDIAMQHYQRALSIDPSYEATYNNLGNLYFKLRRFPDAIRHYQRAIALKPDFAEAHNNLGNCYDETGNLSDAITQYTIAVRLRPDFAEAHNNLGTAFARVGRVAEARQQYEEALKLKPNYEEAAYNLGLLR is encoded by the coding sequence ATGAAAAACATCTCAGATAAACTGCTTAGAAATAGCTTGCTTCAAGCAGCAACCATATTGATTATAACCTTAGCAGCCTACTCAAACACACTCAATGTGCCTTTTCAGTTGGATGACGCCGGAAACATTATAAACAATGCCCTGATTAAAGACTACAGGAATTTCATTAACCCGTTTGCTGTAGGGGCTGGGACTATGGAGTATGGGTTTAAATCACGATTTGTCGGATATTTCACCTTAGCCGTTAACTATTGGATTTTGGGCGCTAATGTCTTTAGCTATCACCTGTTTAACATTACAGTGCATCTGTTTAATTCAATCCTTGTACTTATTTTGGTAAAGTTATTACTTAAAACGCCGTACTATAAAGATTTGAACAGGTCTGAATATTTACCGTTTCTGACAGCAATGGTCTTTGCCCTGCATCCGATTCAAACGCAGGCCGTTACCTATATTGTCCAGAGGCTTACATCCCTCTGTGCACTTTTCTATCTTGCAGCAGTGGTTTTCTACCTTATGGCGAGACTCTGTACATCTAAGAAACGGGTCTTTTATTATGCGCTTTCAATCATTTCCACAGTGCTTGCTATGAAAACAAAAGAAACCGCATTTACCCTGCCATTTATGCTTACACTCATAGAGTTTTCGTTCTTTACGGACAATTTCAAAAAGAAACTGGAAAATCTTTCCTCATTTTATTTAACGCTTGTAATAATTCCGTTAACCATATTTGGAGGCTCAGCTAAAACAGGCGGAGCATTAGCTGAGAGCTTATCGGTTGTAAGTTATGATGAAATCTCACGCTGGGACTATCTCCGCACACAATTTCCTGTAATTGTCCAGTATCTAAAACTCTTGTTTTTACCGATTGGGCAAAACCTTGATTATGACTTTCCTGTTTTTAAGAATTTCTTTGACGTTAGAGTCATGTTTTCGTTTTTGCTGCTTTTGGGGATTTTCTTATTTGCCGTCTATTTGTATAAAATCTCAAAATCTCATCCGATAGCAAAATTGGCAGGGTTTGGTATTTTATGGTTTTTTCTGGCTCTTTCGGTTGAATCCTCAGTCATACCTATAGCTGATGTAATCTTTGAGCACAGACTGTATTTACCCTCTGTAGGATTTTTTCTATCGGTGCTTATAGGGGTTTTATACGTAACAACAAGACTGAATCAAAGATATTTCATCATACCGGCAGCGCTGCTAACAATAACGCTTGCGGTGTTAACGTATCAAAGAAATTCAGTATGGGGCAATAGTGTAACTCTATGGCAAGATACGGCATTAAAAAGCCCTGGTAAAGCCCGTCCTCACAATAATTATGGAAACGCCTTGTTTGCAAATGGACAGATTGAAGCCGCCCTAAAAGAGTACCTTGAAGCCGTAAGACTAAAACCCCAATACTACGAGGCATGGTACAATTTAGGAAAAGCTCACGAAAAACTAAAAAACCCTGTATTGGCAGAAAAAGAATATGTTGAGGCCATAAGGTTAAAGCCTGATTTTGCCGAGGCATTTAACAATCTTGCCGGTATTTACGAAAAAAGAGGCGACAAACAGCTTGCCTTTTCATATTACTCAAAGGCTGTTACCTTAAAGCCTGATTTTCCTGAGGCTCTTAACAATATCGGCTTGATGTATGAATCTAATCGGAAACTTGACATAGCTATGCAGCACTACCAAAGAGCGCTAAGCATAGACCCCTCGTATGAGGCAACCTATAATAATCTGGGGAATTTATACTTTAAACTGAGACGTTTTCCTGATGCCATAAGGCACTATCAGAGGGCGATTGCACTAAAGCCTGATTTTGCCGAAGCTCATAATAACCTTGGAAATTGCTACGATGAGACGGGAAACCTCAGCGATGCAATAACACAATACACTATTGCAGTTAGACTAAGACCCGACTTTGCCGAGGCTCATAATAATCTGGGGACAGCCTTTGCACGAGTTGGCAGAGTTGCTGAGGCAAGACAACAATATGAAGAGGCGCTCAAATTAAAACCCAATTACGAGGAGGCCGCATATAACCTTGGGCTGCTTAGATGA
- a CDS encoding glycosyltransferase yields MLKDITVIVPNYNGLIHLGDCLNSLRNQTFKNFETIVVDNGSMDGSVDFIKANFPEVRLIAFDKNTGFAHACNEAIKASESHFLALLNNDTEVTPQWLAALFEAMKTDEDIGMAASKILLNKTTIDSTGMLIYPDGIGRQRGRGETDSGQYDDGTETLYPSGCACLIRRKMLDDIGLFDEDFFAYCEDVDLGLRGIRAGWSAVYSPDAVVYHKYSETGGKYSLFKAFLVERNRIGVAVKNFPMKFLLRMPLYTFKRYLYQAYSIITNRGSTARFAEGVSVSAIAGVFLRAYVAAIFKIPSMLAKRFFIKKRISTSEFSRLLKKHEVSASELILKD; encoded by the coding sequence ATGTTGAAAGACATCACTGTAATAGTTCCTAACTATAATGGGCTTATTCATCTCGGTGATTGTCTTAACTCCCTTAGAAATCAGACTTTCAAAAATTTTGAGACTATAGTTGTCGATAACGGCTCAATGGATGGCTCAGTTGATTTTATTAAGGCAAATTTCCCAGAAGTAAGATTGATTGCATTTGATAAAAACACTGGGTTTGCACATGCCTGTAATGAGGCAATTAAAGCCTCAGAGAGCCACTTTCTTGCCCTTTTAAATAACGACACGGAGGTTACACCTCAATGGCTTGCTGCACTTTTTGAAGCAATGAAAACCGATGAGGACATAGGCATGGCGGCATCTAAAATTTTACTTAATAAAACCACGATTGACTCAACTGGAATGTTAATTTATCCTGATGGTATTGGACGGCAGCGTGGCAGAGGAGAGACCGACTCCGGGCAGTATGACGACGGAACCGAAACTCTTTACCCAAGCGGCTGTGCTTGTCTCATAAGACGGAAAATGCTTGACGACATAGGCCTGTTTGATGAGGATTTCTTTGCCTACTGCGAAGATGTGGATTTAGGACTACGGGGCATTCGTGCCGGCTGGAGCGCTGTTTATAGCCCTGATGCCGTTGTGTATCACAAGTATTCCGAAACCGGAGGCAAGTATTCTCTTTTTAAGGCTTTCCTTGTTGAAAGAAACAGAATTGGGGTAGCGGTTAAAAATTTCCCAATGAAATTTTTACTAAGAATGCCTCTTTACACGTTTAAACGATATTTATATCAGGCATATTCCATTATAACCAATAGAGGAAGCACTGCAAGGTTTGCCGAGGGAGTGAGTGTCTCAGCGATAGCTGGAGTTTTTTTGAGGGCGTATGTAGCAGCAATATTTAAAATCCCTTCAATGCTTGCCAAAAGGTTTTTTATAAAGAAAAGAATTTCAACATCGGAGTTTTCACGGCTTTTAAAAAAACATGAGGTGTCAGCGTCAGAGCTGATTTTGAAGGATTGA
- a CDS encoding glycosyltransferase family 2 protein, with translation MAHRLAVVIPAYKVYHYIGDVIQAIPADVSEIIVVDDGCPEYSGKAAEYEADHRVSVIYNYKNKGVGGAVIEGYKRALELNCTVVVKMDGDGQMDPAYLKDLIAPIIDCSADYAKGNRFFNFRALKAMPFIRLFGNSALSFVLKLTSGYWNLSDPTNGYTAISSQTLRRLDFDKISAGYFFESDMLINLNIINAVAADVDIPAKYGDENSSLNIPKTLISFPSKLLSGLLRRILLKYFLYDFNMASVYMLLGIPMFLFGVSLGLYEWVQSSLTGLIRSPGTIMLAALPIIVSFQMLLQAINIDILSVPKRRC, from the coding sequence ATGGCACACAGACTTGCCGTTGTGATTCCGGCCTACAAGGTCTATCACTATATTGGCGATGTGATACAAGCTATACCGGCCGACGTGTCTGAGATTATCGTAGTGGATGACGGCTGCCCTGAGTATTCTGGTAAAGCTGCCGAGTATGAGGCCGACCATAGAGTCAGCGTAATTTATAACTATAAAAACAAGGGTGTTGGCGGCGCCGTCATTGAGGGGTACAAGAGGGCGTTAGAGCTTAATTGCACGGTTGTCGTTAAAATGGACGGCGATGGTCAGATGGACCCTGCGTATCTGAAAGATTTGATTGCTCCCATAATTGATTGCTCTGCTGATTACGCGAAAGGTAACAGATTTTTCAATTTCAGAGCGCTTAAAGCTATGCCCTTTATTCGTCTTTTTGGTAACAGCGCTCTGTCTTTTGTTCTTAAGTTAACCTCCGGGTACTGGAATCTTTCTGACCCCACAAACGGCTACACTGCCATATCCTCACAAACGCTTAGAAGACTTGATTTTGATAAAATATCTGCCGGATACTTTTTTGAATCCGATATGCTGATTAATTTAAACATCATAAACGCAGTTGCTGCCGACGTTGACATTCCAGCAAAGTATGGGGATGAAAACAGCTCACTCAATATCCCCAAAACACTCATTAGCTTTCCGTCTAAGCTCTTGTCAGGTCTATTAAGGAGGATTTTACTTAAATATTTTCTCTATGATTTCAACATGGCATCAGTCTATATGCTTTTGGGGATTCCGATGTTTTTGTTTGGCGTGTCTTTGGGGCTTTATGAGTGGGTGCAGTCGTCTCTTACCGGGCTAATCAGGTCTCCCGGCACAATTATGCTTGCAGCGCTTCCAATTATCGTATCATTTCAGATGCTCCTTCAAGCCATAAACATTGACATCTTATCAGTGCCAAAAAGACGATGTTGA
- a CDS encoding YtxH domain-containing protein — MGTHEVGVGHNVKRYVFLGSFLGGLIGATAALLLVPQSPEDRKKTLTDIQRDLFNPVKNKFQELVEHVGDSLIKAIDDAAKNAVENVSESMVETIDDVDD, encoded by the coding sequence ATGGGTACACATGAGGTGGGGGTTGGGCATAACGTAAAAAGATATGTGTTTTTGGGTTCGTTTCTGGGGGGGCTTATTGGGGCAACGGCAGCTCTCTTACTTGTGCCGCAAAGTCCAGAGGACAGAAAAAAGACCCTTACCGATATTCAGAGAGACTTGTTTAATCCGGTAAAAAACAAGTTTCAAGAGCTGGTTGAACACGTAGGTGACTCTCTAATAAAGGCAATTGACGATGCCGCTAAGAATGCCGTTGAAAATGTATCTGAAAGCATGGTTGAAACTATCGATGATGTTGATGACTAA
- a CDS encoding DUF948 domain-containing protein yields MDTKLFLLLSFVLLAVLVPFLVHILIQVSRMIGSLTGLIKTTDTSLSNLMSEVTVTVKTANNIVKTIDEVIAGFREFLGALKELGEGAKKLSSALKDSVGYFVNLMSQTSGLLGLLKKAIEMLMKGIKKKGGQNEQE; encoded by the coding sequence ATGGATACTAAGCTCTTTTTGTTGCTGTCTTTTGTGTTGCTTGCCGTGTTAGTACCGTTTCTTGTGCATATACTTATCCAGGTAAGCCGTATGATTGGTTCACTGACAGGATTAATAAAAACCACGGATACATCCCTTTCTAACCTCATGTCGGAGGTCACAGTAACGGTTAAGACCGCAAACAATATAGTTAAAACAATAGATGAGGTCATAGCCGGATTCAGAGAGTTTCTTGGCGCTCTGAAGGAATTAGGAGAAGGCGCAAAGAAGCTATCCAGCGCACTTAAGGACTCGGTCGGATACTTTGTCAATCTGATGTCGCAAACGTCCGGCTTACTCGGTTTATTAAAAAAAGCGATAGAAATGCTAATGAAAGGTATAAAGAAAAAAGGAGGTCAAAATGAGCAAGAATGA
- a CDS encoding YtxH domain-containing protein: MSKNEEKKGVSSAFIAVATVLGSMAGALIGLVIAPQSGKQTREKIKETYSGLVDNVNSVVKKVDGTLPGVLEKFKTELKEVPEHFKSDFLTLSKETEGKFSQAVEKGNTIISGFRNTLSSTLDDGKKVIAAKFDSDEKKKK; the protein is encoded by the coding sequence ATGAGCAAGAATGAGGAAAAAAAGGGTGTTTCATCTGCTTTTATAGCAGTGGCAACGGTGCTTGGCAGTATGGCCGGGGCTTTGATAGGTCTTGTAATTGCCCCTCAGTCAGGTAAACAGACAAGAGAAAAGATAAAAGAAACCTACAGTGGATTGGTTGACAACGTCAACTCTGTTGTAAAGAAAGTTGACGGTACACTGCCCGGCGTTCTGGAGAAATTTAAAACAGAGCTTAAAGAAGTCCCCGAACATTTTAAAAGCGACTTCTTAACACTGTCTAAGGAAACTGAGGGGAAATTTAGCCAGGCTGTTGAAAAGGGCAATACAATAATAAGCGGATTTAGAAACACTCTTTCCTCTACTTTGGATGATGGGAAAAAGGTGATAGCCGCCAAATTTGACAGTGACGAAAAAAAAAAGAAATAG
- the queA gene encoding tRNA preQ1(34) S-adenosylmethionine ribosyltransferase-isomerase QueA encodes MLNTSDFNYDLPAELIAMRPAEKRQRARLMVLKRDGSTVQSVFENLPEYLNSGDMLILNETKVVPARLIGKTQGGKPLDILITGKTAEGRHSILSRGKYSGILYFDGGFSCRVYEGKEAEFQSSENFTKLIFKNGLMPLPPYITRHPEDSDKERYQCVYAKYEGSIAAPTAGLHFTEDLLAQIKTKGVTIRAVTHHVGTGTFRPVKTKFVEEHRMDEERFEMNSSLVHDIASVRANGGRVIYVGTTVTRAVESVLSGVAVIDDSTDGKLRGRTSFFIYPGYVFKGADAIITNFHLPRSTPLFLVSAFIGRDNVLSAYKEAIKGGYRFFSYGDAMLLI; translated from the coding sequence ATGTTAAACACATCTGATTTCAACTACGACTTACCGGCGGAACTGATAGCCATGAGGCCGGCTGAAAAAAGGCAGAGGGCGCGCCTCATGGTGTTAAAAAGAGACGGTTCCACAGTGCAGAGCGTATTTGAAAACTTACCGGAGTATTTAAATTCCGGCGATATGCTGATTCTTAATGAAACAAAAGTAGTTCCGGCAAGACTTATCGGTAAAACTCAGGGCGGCAAACCTTTGGACATTCTGATAACCGGAAAGACGGCTGAGGGCCGCCATAGCATACTATCACGCGGGAAATACAGCGGTATACTGTACTTTGACGGCGGCTTTAGCTGCCGGGTTTATGAGGGCAAAGAGGCCGAGTTTCAAAGCTCTGAAAACTTTACCAAATTGATTTTTAAAAACGGACTTATGCCCCTTCCGCCCTATATCACCCGCCATCCTGAGGACTCAGACAAGGAGCGCTACCAATGTGTTTACGCTAAATATGAGGGATCAATAGCGGCTCCAACTGCGGGGCTTCATTTCACAGAGGACTTACTTGCACAAATCAAAACTAAAGGGGTTACAATCCGTGCCGTAACACATCACGTGGGAACCGGTACTTTTAGACCTGTGAAAACCAAGTTTGTAGAAGAACACAGAATGGATGAGGAGCGCTTTGAGATGAACTCCTCCCTAGTTCATGACATAGCCTCTGTGAGAGCCAACGGAGGCAGAGTTATCTATGTGGGAACCACAGTAACCAGAGCAGTTGAAAGCGTACTGTCGGGGGTTGCTGTAATTGATGACTCAACAGATGGAAAACTCAGAGGAAGAACGTCTTTTTTCATTTACCCGGGATATGTATTTAAGGGAGCTGATGCAATTATTACGAATTTTCATCTGCCGCGCTCCACACCGCTTTTTCTTGTCAGCGCTTTCATTGGCAGAGATAACGTGTTAAGCGCTTATAAAGAGGCAATCAAGGGAGGGTATAGATTTTTCTCATATGGTGATGCTATGCTATTAATATGA
- a CDS encoding PhoH family protein: MNILNGSVSGAFKLIQDSLGVVISLRGDKVIIDGTDDEKVKMAEKLVHDIYDLKREGPHLKTNDIIEAVMNLNANGSSLKDMIIPVPSKIKYVIPKTETQRKYVEAIKHNDIVVGIGPAGTGKTYLAVAMAVTAYMKKEVSRIILARPAVEAGERLGFLPGDIHEKINPYLRPLYDALFDMMDADRVSLLVERGVLEIAPLAYMRGRTLRDAFVILDEAQNTTSEQMKMYLTRLGPESRTVITGDVTQVDLPHERVSGLVEIETVLRGIDGIKFVYFSEKDVVRHRLVKEIIKAYEKHENH, translated from the coding sequence ATGAATATCCTAAATGGGTCAGTATCGGGAGCTTTCAAGCTGATACAAGACTCTCTTGGGGTTGTGATAAGCCTCAGAGGCGACAAGGTCATTATTGATGGCACTGATGATGAGAAAGTAAAAATGGCTGAAAAACTTGTCCATGATATTTATGATCTCAAGCGTGAAGGGCCGCATCTGAAGACAAATGATATAATAGAGGCCGTTATGAATTTAAATGCAAATGGCAGCAGCCTGAAAGACATGATTATTCCAGTGCCATCGAAAATAAAATATGTTATTCCGAAAACTGAAACTCAGAGAAAGTACGTGGAGGCTATCAAACACAACGATATAGTGGTTGGAATAGGTCCGGCGGGGACCGGTAAGACGTACCTTGCCGTTGCTATGGCTGTAACAGCGTATATGAAAAAAGAGGTCAGCAGAATAATTCTTGCAAGACCTGCTGTTGAGGCTGGAGAGAGGCTGGGTTTTCTTCCCGGTGATATACACGAAAAAATTAATCCCTATCTTAGACCCCTCTACGACGCCCTTTTTGACATGATGGACGCCGATAGGGTATCATTGCTGGTTGAACGCGGAGTGCTTGAAATAGCGCCGCTAGCGTATATGAGAGGAAGAACTCTGCGGGATGCTTTTGTTATACTTGATGAGGCACAGAATACGACATCTGAACAGATGAAAATGTATCTGACAAGACTGGGTCCTGAGTCAAGGACGGTTATAACTGGAGATGTGACTCAGGTGGATTTACCCCATGAGAGGGTCTCAGGCCTGGTTGAGATAGAAACTGTCTTAAGAGGAATTGACGGTATAAAGTTTGTATATTTCAGTGAAAAGGATGTTGTCAGGCATCGTCTGGTAAAGGAAATCATTAAGGCTTATGAAAAGCATGAAAATCATTAA
- a CDS encoding HDIG domain-containing protein: MKSMKIINIKHKKLDFNKTNIINLVFVILLSTLISLAISKTLVLEHFIGVFFISAISLSIMFMDIFRYKPSYLKQRKMLILLGIMFFTTVVFSRITEYVLFTFVKGFGILELKSLTYGIPVHSGAMLVALLFDSHTAIIFAFIMSIISGIWQQDPYYTFYVFAGSIVAAFSVIRCKRRTDLLRGGLYVSAVNVVSAAIIAFLGNGQDMFQSLHSLIFAATTGITISAYVSIVLPTFEYLFKITTDISLIELLDLNQPLMKNLMINAPGTYHHSVIVGNLVEAASEQIGVNPLLARVTAYYHDIGKIKMPDYFIENQSSAINKHEKLTPHMSSMILISHVKEGLELADEYKLPEPVKDIITQHHGTHLITYFYQKAKEEQADPPDEEDYRYPGPKPQTRVAALVMIADAVEAASRVIKDPTPARVSGLVEKIINNVLLDGQLSECDLTLKNINVIKERFTYILLGILHKRIEYPGFDFNKPTSGEGEKDKSLDKESQQKDKDRHSGDKTPPQTGAKVLEFKKG; the protein is encoded by the coding sequence ATGAAAAGCATGAAAATCATTAACATTAAACATAAAAAATTGGATTTTAACAAAACCAATATTATTAATTTGGTTTTTGTAATTTTGCTTTCCACTTTAATTTCTCTTGCAATCAGTAAAACACTGGTACTTGAGCATTTTATCGGTGTCTTTTTCATATCTGCAATCAGCCTCTCTATAATGTTTATGGATATTTTCCGCTATAAGCCATCTTATTTAAAGCAGCGTAAGATGCTTATTCTTCTGGGAATAATGTTTTTTACGACTGTAGTTTTTAGCAGAATAACCGAGTATGTGCTTTTTACCTTCGTCAAAGGCTTTGGCATACTTGAGCTTAAATCTCTGACCTATGGAATACCCGTGCACTCTGGAGCTATGCTGGTTGCTTTACTCTTTGATTCGCACACGGCTATAATTTTTGCCTTTATAATGAGTATCATCTCAGGGATATGGCAGCAAGACCCGTACTACACGTTCTACGTGTTTGCAGGAAGCATTGTGGCCGCTTTCAGCGTTATACGGTGTAAGAGGCGCACTGATTTATTACGCGGCGGGTTATACGTAAGCGCTGTAAATGTTGTCTCAGCAGCAATCATAGCTTTCCTTGGCAATGGTCAGGACATGTTTCAGTCCCTTCACTCTCTGATTTTTGCTGCCACAACGGGTATTACAATATCTGCATACGTTTCGATTGTCTTACCGACTTTTGAGTATCTGTTTAAGATTACCACAGATATATCTTTGATAGAGCTTCTGGATTTAAACCAGCCTCTGATGAAAAACCTGATGATAAATGCCCCCGGCACGTACCACCATAGCGTGATTGTGGGAAACCTTGTTGAGGCTGCCTCAGAGCAAATCGGGGTCAATCCGCTTTTGGCAAGAGTTACGGCTTACTACCATGACATAGGGAAGATAAAGATGCCGGACTACTTTATTGAAAACCAGTCAAGCGCCATAAATAAACACGAAAAGCTGACTCCGCATATGAGCAGCATGATACTTATTTCACATGTCAAGGAGGGGCTTGAGCTGGCCGATGAGTATAAGCTGCCGGAGCCTGTCAAAGACATCATAACTCAGCACCATGGTACTCATCTCATAACGTACTTTTATCAGAAAGCGAAAGAGGAGCAGGCAGACCCACCGGATGAGGAGGATTACAGATACCCCGGGCCTAAGCCGCAAACCAGAGTGGCAGCCCTTGTAATGATAGCGGACGCCGTAGAGGCAGCCTCAAGAGTTATCAAAGATCCAACTCCTGCAAGGGTCTCGGGGCTTGTTGAAAAAATCATCAACAACGTCCTTCTGGATGGTCAGTTGAGCGAGTGTGATCTGACTCTTAAAAATATAAATGTCATAAAGGAGCGCTTTACGTATATCCTGCTTGGTATTTTACATAAGAGGATAGAGTATCCTGGGTTTGATTTCAATAAACCTACATCAGGGGAAGGTGAAAAAGATAAGAGTCTCGATAAGGAATCTCAGCAAAAAGATAAAGACAGACACAGTGGCGATAAAACTCCGCCTCAAACTGGCGCTAAGGTACTTGAATTTAAAAAGGGCTGA